The following are from one region of the Colius striatus isolate bColStr4 chromosome Z, bColStr4.1.hap1, whole genome shotgun sequence genome:
- the NFIL3 gene encoding nuclear factor interleukin-3-regulated protein has translation MQLRKMQTLKKEHGPVDTSCNVDKIMVLKSTLAEVSEELSTNEDILLTEASSGKSKSSACRRKREFIPDEKKDAMYWEKRRKNNEAAKRSREKRRLNDLVLENKLIALGEENATLKAELLSLKLKFGLITSAAYAQEIQKLSSSTTVYFQDYQSSKSNINSFVDEHEPSIVGSSCISVIKHSPQSSMSDVSEISSVEHTQPTRIQSNCRSPENKFQIIKQEPMELEREPRDDRGSYKASIYPNYMGATFNVYSHSPPLLQVNRSSSNSPRTSETDDGVVGKSSDGEDEQQVPKGPIHSPVEHKNVHATVKVPEVNSSALPHKLRIKAKAMQVKVEAVDNDYDATQKLSSPIDMSSKRHFELEKHSAQNLVHSSHTPFSVQVTNIQDWSLKPELWHQKELNVKIQSGCKTGVVEIKDNIYNVSESENLYLKQGIANLSAEVASLKRLITTQQISASDSG, from the coding sequence ATGCAGCTGAGAAAAATGCAGACCCTAAAAAAGGAACACGGACCTGTTGACACAAGTTGCAATGTGGACAAAATCATGGTACTTAAGTCTACTTTAGCAGAAGTGTCTGAAGAATTGTCTACAAATGAAGATATACTACTTACGGAAGCAAGTAGTGGAAAAAGCAAGTCTTCAGCGTGCCGGAGAAAGCGAGAATTCATTCCAGATGAAAAGAAGGATGCTATGTATtgggagaaaaggaggaaaaataatgaagcTGCCAAAAGATCTCGTGAAAAGCGACGTCTGAATGACCTTGTCTTGGAGAACAAACTAATTGCACTGGGAGAGGAGAATGCCACtttgaaagcagagctgctttcattGAAACTGAAGTTCGGTTTAATTACTTCTGCAGCCTATGCCCAAGAGATACAGAAACTCAGTAGCTCAACAACTGTGTATTTCCAAGACTACCAGAGTTCGAAATCAAATATTAACTCATTTGTAGATGAACATGAGCCATCTATAGTTGGTAGCAGTTGTATTTCTGTCATTAAACATTCTCCACAAAGCTCAATGTCTGATGTGTCTGAAATATCATCTGTAGAGCATACTCAACCAACTCGTATACAAAGCAACTGCAGGAGTCCTGAAAATAAGTTCCAGATTATAAAACAAGAGCCCATGGAATTAGAGAGAGAGCCAAGAGATGACAGAGGCTCATATAAAGCGTCCATCTATCCAAACTACATGGGAGCTACCTTTAATGTGTACTCtcattctcctcctctcttgcaAGTTAATAGGTCCTCCAGTAATTCCCCCAGAACATCAGAAACCGATGACGGTGTAGTTGGAAAGTCCTCCGATGGAGAAGACGAACAGCAAGTTCCTAAGGGTCCAATCCATTCCCCAGTTGAACATAAAAACGTTCATGCAACAGTTAAAGTTCCAGAAGTGAATTCTTCAGCTTTGCCTCACAAGCTTCGAATTAAAGCCAAAGCCATGCAAGTTAAAGTGGAAGCAGTGGATAATGACTATGATGCAACACAGAAATTGTCGTCACCCATTGATATGTCCtcaaaaagacattttgagCTTGAAAAACACAGTGCACAAAACCTGGTGCATTCTTCTCACACTCCTTTCTCGGTTCAAGTGACTAACATCCAAGACTGGTCACTTAAACCAGAACTCTGGCATCAGAAGGAACTAAATGTAAAAATTCAGAGTGGTTGCAAAACTGGAGTTGTTGAAATAAAGGACAATATCTACAATGTCTCAGAGTCAGAGAACCTGTATTTGAAGCAGGGCATAGCAAACTTATCTGCAGAAGTTGCTTCACTGAAAAGACTTATCACTACACAACAAATTTCTGCATCAGACTCTGGTTAA